Proteins from a single region of Artemia franciscana chromosome 20, ASM3288406v1, whole genome shotgun sequence:
- the LOC136040209 gene encoding zinc finger protein 79-like isoform X2, which translates to MNTPNDFAITAVKQELDDVLPNDHKNLFVCNDSILLPMDDSNLVIFFQDKSTKLEPNCSPLKLELNVNVDSEPKDESSNDGRHIFRLLSMKREDNLLACSPERSADCKPIFGHLKLESQSDNSRSQTVKKPFECGMCWECFATSSGLIFHQRTHTGEKPFKCDTCDRTFGQKSSLSNHQRTHTARKTFKCDICDKTFRVKCNLSSHLRAHTGEKPFKCDMCDKTFYQKSHLTYHQRSHTGEKPFKCDICDRTFSRKSILSDHERTHTEEKPFECDMCEKKFRVKCNLSSHRRTHTEEKPFKGDM; encoded by the exons ATGAACACTCCCAACGACTTTGCAATCACTGCTGTGAAGCAAG aacttgaCGATGTACTACCAAATGATCACAAAAATCTGTTCGTATGCAATGATTCTATTTTATTACCTATGGATGATAGTaatcttgtgattttttttcaagacaagtCTACCAAGCTCGAACCGAATTGTAGCCCTCTGAAACTGGAGTTAAATGTTAATGTGGACAGTG AACCTAAAGATGAATCATCAAACGACGGTAGACATATTTTCCGTTTATTATCAATGAAACGTGAAGACAATCTTTTGGCTTGTTCTCCTGAAAGATCTGCAGATTGCAAACCTATTTTTGGTCATCTTAAACTGGAGTCACAAAGTG ATAACTCAAGAAGCCAAACTGTGAAAAAACCTTTCGAATGTGGTATGTGCTGGGAATGTTTTGCTACAAGTTCTGGTTTAATTTTCCATCAAAGAAcgcatactggagaaaaacctttcaaatgcgACACATGCGATAGAACATTCGGTCAAAAATCGAGCCTATCTAACCATCAGAGAACTCATACTGCAAGGAAAACTTTCAAATGtgacatttgtgataaaacatTCCGCGTAAAATGCAATCTATCTTCTCATCTAAGagctcatactggagaaaaacctttcaaatgtgaCATGTGTGATAAAACATTCTACCAAAAATCCCACCTAACTTATCATCAAAGAagtcatactggagaaaaacctttcaaatgcgACATATGCGATAGAACATTCAGTCGGAAATCAATCCTATCTGATCATGAAAGAACGCATACTgaagaaaaaccttttgaatgtgatatgtgtgaaaaaaaattccgcGTAAAATGCAATCTATCTTCTCATCGAAGAACTCATACTGAAGAAAAACCTTTCAAAGGCGACATGTGA
- the LOC136040209 gene encoding zinc finger protein 813-like isoform X1, translated as MNTPNDFAITAVKQELDDVLPNDHKNLFVCNDSILLPMDDSNLVIFFQDKSTKLEPNCSPLKLELNVNVDSEPKDESSNDGRHIFRLLSMKREDNLLACSPERSADCKPIFGHLKLESQSGKDKDNSRSQTVKKPFECGMCWECFATSSGLIFHQRTHTGEKPFKCDTCDRTFGQKSSLSNHQRTHTARKTFKCDICDKTFRVKCNLSSHLRAHTGEKPFKCDMCDKTFYQKSHLTYHQRSHTGEKPFKCDICDRTFSRKSILSDHERTHTEEKPFECDMCEKKFRVKCNLSSHRRTHTEEKPFKGDM; from the exons ATGAACACTCCCAACGACTTTGCAATCACTGCTGTGAAGCAAG aacttgaCGATGTACTACCAAATGATCACAAAAATCTGTTCGTATGCAATGATTCTATTTTATTACCTATGGATGATAGTaatcttgtgattttttttcaagacaagtCTACCAAGCTCGAACCGAATTGTAGCCCTCTGAAACTGGAGTTAAATGTTAATGTGGACAGTG AACCTAAAGATGAATCATCAAACGACGGTAGACATATTTTCCGTTTATTATCAATGAAACGTGAAGACAATCTTTTGGCTTGTTCTCCTGAAAGATCTGCAGATTGCAAACCTATTTTTGGTCATCTTAAACTGGAGTCACAAAGTGGTAAGgacaaag ATAACTCAAGAAGCCAAACTGTGAAAAAACCTTTCGAATGTGGTATGTGCTGGGAATGTTTTGCTACAAGTTCTGGTTTAATTTTCCATCAAAGAAcgcatactggagaaaaacctttcaaatgcgACACATGCGATAGAACATTCGGTCAAAAATCGAGCCTATCTAACCATCAGAGAACTCATACTGCAAGGAAAACTTTCAAATGtgacatttgtgataaaacatTCCGCGTAAAATGCAATCTATCTTCTCATCTAAGagctcatactggagaaaaacctttcaaatgtgaCATGTGTGATAAAACATTCTACCAAAAATCCCACCTAACTTATCATCAAAGAagtcatactggagaaaaacctttcaaatgcgACATATGCGATAGAACATTCAGTCGGAAATCAATCCTATCTGATCATGAAAGAACGCATACTgaagaaaaaccttttgaatgtgatatgtgtgaaaaaaaattccgcGTAAAATGCAATCTATCTTCTCATCGAAGAACTCATACTGAAGAAAAACCTTTCAAAGGCGACATGTGA